In Pyricularia oryzae 70-15 chromosome 2, whole genome shotgun sequence, one genomic interval encodes:
- a CDS encoding chitinase 3 gives MKSSFLGNLLVALLATTATQSLALPIDDGQAANATSAAADLLGVSPLPRLAIYFQTTHSSATGRPISMLPLVTEKGIALTHLYVCTLHVNYDGEIHLNDFPPGHARFATLWREAAVLRGSGVRVMAMVGGAAEGSFSRRTLDAPDGDPDFEKYYGQLRDVLRDFGLQGLDVDVEQPMSLRGAVRLVRRLREDFGPDFVLTQAPVGTALSRGGAPNLSGFSYRDLDQAVGGSIEFYNAQFYNGFGDMSTTAAYDSVVAAGWDPRRIVAGQITTPDNGQQFVPFDQLRRTMDELRARYGEIGGIMGWEYFNGKPGGESEPWEWAQEITAILRPDVPTVLTVSQADADELDEAWAVSVAAQPVMALGTAGVDPETPDVDYQAMVNA, from the coding sequence ATGAAGTCCTCATTTCTTGGAAACCTCCTCGTCGCTCTCctagcaacaacagcaacgcaGTCTCTAGCACTGCCGATAGACGATGGCCAAGCAGCAAACGCCACCTCTGCGGCGGCGGACCTGCTCGGCGTCTCACCGCTGCCCCGGCTGGCCATCTACTTCCAGACGACGCACTCGTCGGCGACGGGGCGGCCCATCTCGATGCTGCCGCTGGTGACGGAAAAGGGCATCGCGCTGACGCACCTGTACGTGTGCACGCTGCACGTCAACTACGACGGCGAGATCCACCTCAACGACTTCCCGCCGGGGCACGCGCGCTTCGCGACGCTCTGGCGCGAGGCCGCGGTGCTGCGGGGCTCGGGCGTGCGCGTCATGGCCATGGTGGGCGGCGCGGCCGAGGGCTCCTTTTCGCGGCGCACGCTGGACGCGCCCGACGGCGACCCCGATTTCGAAAAGTACTACGGCCAGCTGCGCGACGTGCTGCGCGACTTTGGCCTGCAGGGGCTCGACGTCGACGTCGAGCAGCCCATGTCGCTGCGCGGCGCCGTGCGGCTCGTCCGCCGCCTGCGCGAGGACTTTGGGCCCGACTTTGTCCTCACGCAGGCCCCCGTCGGCACGGCGCTgagccgcggcggcgcgCCGAACCTCTCGGGCTTCTCGTACCGGGACCTGGACCAGGCGGTGGGCGGGAGCATCGAGTTCTACAATGCGCAGTTCTACAACGGGTTCGGGGACAtgtcgacgacggcggcgtacGACTCGGTGGTGGCGGCCGGGTGGGATCCGCGGCGGATCGTGGCGGGGCAGATCACGACGCCCGACAACGGGCAGCAGTTTGTGCCGTTCGACCAGCTCAGGCGCACCATGGACGAGCTGCGGGCCAGGTACGGCGAGATCGGCGGCATCATGGGCTGGGAGTACTTCAACGGCAAGCCCGGCGGCGAGTCGGAGCCCTGGGAGTGGGCGCAGGAGATCACCGCCATACTCAGGCCCGACGTGCCCACCGTGCTGACGGTCAGCCAGGCGGACGCCGACGAGCTGGACGAGGCGTGGGCGGTCAGCGTGGCGGCCCAGCCCGTCATGGCGCTGGGGACCGCGGGTGTCGATCCCGAGACGCCGGATGTGGACTATCAGGCCATGGTTAATGCGTGA
- a CDS encoding MFS transporter: MSKDAISPSGATDPQGQLRSPVEKQEPLRVEAENEQDLKGGLDYSGAHEKVDPREIALVKKLDRWMMPILWLMYWLNYLDRNAITLARLNNLEKDLNLQPGEYQTCISILFVGYIIMQLPSNMMLTRVRPSVWMSSWMVLWAVVSTLTAVAKNYTGLLLTRFFLGVTEAPYYPGALYMLAQFYTRKEIATRIAVLYTGNILATAFAGLIAIGIFEMDGVAGLSGWRWLFIIQGLATLVVAVASFWLLPDEPLQTRWLTDDERQLAHARIVRDTVGEKGVTTTFRGMLEAARDGRVWLFALMQHLHLGANGFKNFFPTAVKTLGFGQTVTLALTCPPYLIAGVTAICWSWSSGRRNERTWHLTVGKSLAVAGFVLGCATLNTGARYFAMIVFTVGTYSANSIILGWVASTCSQTKEKKASSLAIANMAAAMSFIWTPYLWPDWDEPRYVIAMSSSAALSVATILCAWAMRWWLRAMNKKIRASDDEAVMFYAY; this comes from the exons ATGTCAAAGGACGCGATTTCACCCTCGGGGGCAACGGACCCTCAAGGGCAGCTTCGGTCTCCGGTCGAGAAGCAGGAGCCACTACGTGTAGAGGCCGAAAACGAGCAGGATCTCAAGGGAGGGCTCGACTATTCTGGAGCGCACGAAAAGGTGGACCCTCGCGAGATTGCGCTGGTCAAGAAGCTGGACAGATGGATGATGCCGATTCTGTGGCTGATGTACTGGCTCAACTATCTG GACCGCAACGCCATCACGCTCGCGCGCCTCAACAACCTGGAAAAAGACCTCAACCTCCAGCCGGGCGAGTACCAAACGTGCATCTCGATCCTCTTCGTCGGCTACATCATCATGCAGCTGCCGTCCAACATGATGCTCACGCGGGTGCGGCCGAGCGTGTGGATGTCGTCGTGGATGGTGCTCTGGGCCGTGGTCAGCACGCTGACCGCCGTGGCCAAGAACTACACGGGCCTGCTGCTGACGCGCTTCTTCCTGGGCGTGACCGAGGCCCCCTACTACCCGGGCGCCCTGTACATGCTGGCCCAGTTCTACACGCGCAAGGAGATCGCCACCCGCATCGCCGTCCTGTACACGGGCAACATCCTGGCCACCGCCTTTGCCGGCCTCATCGCCATCGGCATCTTTGAGATGGACGGCGTGGCGGGCCTGtcggggtggcggtggctcTTCATCATCCAGGGCCTCGCGACGCTCGTGGTCGCCGTCGCCAGTTTTTGGTTGCTGCCCGACGAGCCGCTGCAGACGCGCTGGCTGACCGACGACGAGCGGCAGCTGGCGCACGCGCGCATCGTGCGCGACACGGTCGGCGAAAAGGGCGTGACCACCACCTTCAGGGGCATGCTCGAGGCGGCCAGGGACGGGCGCGTGTGGCTGTTTGCCCTCATGCAGCACCTGCACCTCGGCGCCAACGGCTTCAAGAACTTTTTTCCCACGGCGGTCAAGACGCTGGGCTTCGGCCAGACCGTGACGCTGGCGCTGACCTGCCCGCCGTACCTGATCGCCGGCGTCACCGCCATCTGCTGGTCGTGGTCGTCGGGGCGGCGCAACGAGCGCACCTGGCACCTGACCGTGGGCAAGTCGCTGGCCGTGGCGGGCTTCGTGCTGGGCTGCGCGACGCTCAACACGGGCGCGCGCTACTTTGCCATGATCGTCTTCACCGTCGGCACCTACTCGGCCAACAGCATCATCCTGGGCTGGGTGGCCAGCACCTGCTCGCAgaccaaggagaagaaggcctCGTCGCTGGCCATCGCCAACATGGCCGCCGCCATGTCCTTCATCTGGACCCCGTACCTGTGGCCCGACTGGGACGAGCCGCGCTACGTCATCGCCATGTCGTCCAGCGCCGCCCTCAGCGTCGCCACCATCCTCTGCGCCTGGGCCATGAGGTGGTGGCTGCGCGCCATGAACAAGAAGATCAGGGCGTCGGACGATGAGGCCGTCATGTTTTACGCTTACTAG